A genomic region of Herbaspirillum sp. DW155 contains the following coding sequences:
- a CDS encoding SDR family NAD(P)-dependent oxidoreductase, with product MNRNDSGARVALVTGGAMGIGASISQQLAARGHTVLVADINLDAATRTAHALVAAGHRAAAVQMDMGSADSIAAAFADIGKDYGRCDVLVNNAGVARTYSFLDYPLENWLQTMNVNVTGVLLAGQHAARLMVQQQWGRIVNISSISGIRAGAGRTAYGTSKAAVIALTRQMAIELAQHGITVNSVAPGPVDTHMTQAMHSEQTRESYYRLVPMHRYGTADEIASAVCYLAADESSYITGHVLPVDGGFVAGGVLEI from the coding sequence ATGAATCGCAATGATAGCGGCGCCCGCGTGGCGCTCGTGACGGGCGGAGCCATGGGTATCGGCGCCAGCATTTCACAACAACTGGCCGCCAGAGGCCACACCGTGCTGGTGGCCGACATCAACCTGGACGCCGCCACCCGCACCGCACACGCACTGGTCGCAGCCGGTCATCGTGCGGCGGCGGTGCAGATGGATATGGGTAGCGCCGACTCGATTGCCGCCGCCTTCGCCGACATCGGCAAGGACTATGGCCGTTGCGATGTGCTGGTCAACAATGCCGGCGTGGCGCGCACGTATTCCTTCCTCGACTATCCGCTGGAGAACTGGCTGCAGACCATGAACGTGAACGTGACCGGCGTGCTGCTGGCCGGCCAGCATGCGGCGCGGCTGATGGTGCAGCAGCAGTGGGGGCGCATCGTCAACATCTCCTCCATCTCGGGCATCCGTGCCGGTGCGGGACGCACTGCGTATGGCACGTCCAAGGCAGCCGTCATCGCACTGACGCGCCAGATGGCCATCGAACTGGCGCAGCACGGGATCACCGTCAACAGTGTCGCCCCCGGTCCGGTCGATACCCACATGACGCAGGCCATGCATTCCGAGCAGACGCGCGAGAGCTACTACCGTCTGGTGCCCATGCACCGCTATGGCACCGCCGATGAAATCGCCTCGGCGGTCTGCTATCTGGCCGCGGACGAATCGTCCTACATCACCGGCCACGTGCTGCCGGTCGATGGTGGTTTCGTCGCGGGTGGCGTACTGGAGATTTGA
- a CDS encoding DUF6708 domain-containing protein, whose protein sequence is MDERVFRYKAGEPIPEWDWKHRLPIDQPVGPECKDTSTIFRINSIYMDVTDQPYRERQWQAAGVLTACFGAVSILWFAVFMFRNPPREFVITLLFLWLVVFLSFGLFLYVAVKFGRDEFFSLSRRPIRFNRKEKKLYAIRRRRFFSTPGQGDITWEIPWDENTIFCIHRGTANHKHTYHIRHYEVDDEGNVVRAFAIGRKWEGQECLDGLLSQWNYWCWYMNHGPEKLPKPLLFFKEKEDMMESFLFCMYDFGMRASAAYRITMMPFILFMTCLRLIALWTCRDPVWPEDVSRVSRIELDDPYDEPCGKTPIGWAETADALNRNQYPDGDKKPMENWSGEKDPVANALLWASEIPPKFIKNG, encoded by the coding sequence ATGGATGAACGCGTCTTTCGATACAAAGCCGGCGAGCCGATTCCCGAATGGGATTGGAAACATCGCTTACCTATTGATCAGCCTGTTGGGCCAGAATGCAAGGATACCAGTACGATCTTCAGGATCAATTCAATCTACATGGACGTTACAGATCAGCCGTATCGGGAGCGACAGTGGCAAGCTGCTGGTGTCCTTACTGCTTGCTTTGGAGCGGTATCAATTTTGTGGTTTGCAGTCTTCATGTTCCGAAATCCTCCTAGGGAATTCGTTATCACTCTACTTTTTCTCTGGCTTGTAGTCTTCCTCAGTTTCGGCTTGTTTCTATATGTTGCAGTGAAGTTCGGGCGCGATGAATTCTTTTCCTTAAGCAGAAGGCCAATTCGTTTCAATCGCAAAGAGAAAAAACTCTATGCTATCCGCCGCCGCCGTTTCTTTTCCACGCCAGGCCAAGGTGACATCACATGGGAAATCCCCTGGGATGAAAACACCATCTTTTGCATACACAGGGGAACGGCCAACCACAAGCACACCTATCACATCCGTCATTACGAAGTGGATGACGAGGGTAACGTAGTCCGAGCCTTTGCGATCGGCAGGAAGTGGGAAGGGCAAGAATGCCTCGATGGCCTGCTGTCGCAGTGGAACTACTGGTGCTGGTACATGAATCATGGTCCGGAAAAGTTGCCCAAGCCACTGCTTTTCTTCAAGGAAAAGGAGGACATGATGGAGAGTTTTCTGTTCTGCATGTACGACTTTGGGATGCGCGCCAGTGCGGCTTATCGGATAACGATGATGCCGTTTATTCTGTTCATGACCTGCCTGCGTCTAATAGCCCTTTGGACTTGCCGCGATCCTGTCTGGCCCGAAGATGTTAGCAGAGTCAGCCGGATCGAACTCGACGATCCCTACGATGAACCGTGCGGAAAAACGCCAATAGGATGGGCTGAGACAGCCGACGCTTTGAACCGCAATCAATATCCAGACGGCGATAAAAAACCAATGGAAAACTGGAGCGGTGAAAAGGATCCAGTCGCCAATGCGCTTTTATGGGCATCTGAAATTCCTCCCAAATTTATTAAAAATGGATGA
- a CDS encoding SDR family NAD(P)-dependent oxidoreductase, whose product MDKLMQGKAIIVTGAGSVGEGWGNGKAAAVLYAREGGRVLAVDRNIDAALQTQEIIRGEGGVCEVLAADVARSTDVKAVADAAMDHFGRVDVLHNNVGIAETGGAVETSEESWNRLVAVNQTSLFLTHKHVLPIMERQRKGAIVNISSLAALRWIGFPYLGYSATKAAILAFTKNVAMQYAPMGIRANCVLPGMMDTPMIREPLKAAYGGDIEQMRASRNAQCPMGFMGDAWDVAHASLFLASDHARYITGLDMIVDGGLSLRCAG is encoded by the coding sequence ATGGACAAGCTCATGCAAGGCAAGGCCATCATCGTCACCGGTGCCGGCTCGGTCGGAGAAGGCTGGGGCAATGGCAAGGCCGCCGCCGTGCTGTATGCGCGCGAGGGTGGCCGGGTGCTGGCGGTAGACCGCAACATCGACGCCGCATTGCAGACGCAGGAGATCATTCGTGGCGAGGGCGGCGTGTGCGAAGTGCTGGCCGCTGACGTCGCGCGCAGTACTGATGTGAAGGCCGTGGCCGATGCCGCCATGGATCACTTCGGCCGGGTCGACGTGTTGCACAACAATGTCGGCATCGCCGAGACCGGTGGCGCGGTGGAGACCAGTGAAGAGAGCTGGAACCGGCTGGTGGCGGTCAACCAGACCAGCCTCTTCCTGACGCACAAGCACGTGCTGCCCATCATGGAAAGGCAGAGGAAGGGCGCCATCGTCAACATCTCCTCGCTGGCGGCGTTGCGCTGGATCGGCTTTCCCTATCTGGGCTACAGCGCCACCAAGGCGGCGATCCTGGCCTTCACGAAGAACGTGGCGATGCAGTACGCGCCCATGGGCATCCGCGCCAATTGCGTGCTGCCCGGCATGATGGATACGCCGATGATCCGCGAACCTTTGAAGGCGGCCTATGGCGGCGACATCGAACAGATGCGTGCCAGCCGCAATGCGCAATGCCCGATGGGTTTCATGGGGGATGCGTGGGACGTGGCGCATGCCTCGCTGTTCCTCGCTTCCGACCACGCGCGCTACATCACGGGGCTGGACATGATCGTCGATGGCGGGCTGTCGCTGCGTTGCGCGGGGTGA
- a CDS encoding T6SS effector BTH_I2691 family protein, protein MLTCNYCDKRGLLIYPVRYAVASSYGAQAVPALSGNFRIEGAPQQIGEARYTLRALRPGYLYTYDECRARLKAYVVMPTGHLWNFSLEYSPPHPGRIRFSCVEPGEIVRAYCIDITHTPNDPATRLWIGWSNTTWTKALQQKVGDTSWRKKHMQCIDVAAMLGGTALHTGEFNASKQQVAHFAADAGEMAKAFSFSNTPPAEENKRHAWAGKMADIMAAQAPHHKGYVVAINDPVGLVNDLSELCVPGLAAGFDEKLHQAKTIADLLAMTEQGVRREAREAIAFDAKVAQMAENHPDGDTYGSLKTVWRVVQAGGPASYARKQSEKRKKYGVDQAARQQAAEDEAWHELTHDDGKPTLDQQRLKAFPAIYDAALKAFEPRFLKLVTAHVAWLKSEQLANWMEGVHDVNDIRSGHAYSESLAQCIGKAVASPACQDQLTLWMSQSSLSDPGNLYGRALLYNQEDLIAATEPQLKGSDIQFENILNLYKGAVARLDATPYVPQLIDRLALTTANVIGKSLRGASQSVARSLAMIHLHLLAGVTIKASDMSAADVSRWAITQARARGIELKTDRQQTRRDAYQQAKGAVRSSAMGRRMIAYELDIASLEREGRIAAGSIKGIAIPDIALAQKWLGSSVPAEFKLGVATTLVQMLALNFAMDDLAHNDQFNERETQVKAALAAVSLTATLVETVAASVQKSGEHPLGAFILRQWAVSEKLVRGIVQGARIGGMLAGVLAGAYDIFFNATSAYKDDKILLASLYVINGSLGAVISVIAIFSMSSLFWPLLITSFLMALTIAAINDSALKAWISRCDFAVGEKYSSFDKELKAYQEAVGA, encoded by the coding sequence ATGTTGACATGCAATTATTGCGACAAAAGAGGCTTGCTGATCTATCCGGTCCGCTATGCCGTGGCCAGTTCGTATGGCGCGCAGGCTGTGCCTGCGCTTTCCGGTAATTTCAGAATCGAAGGCGCGCCCCAGCAGATCGGCGAAGCACGTTATACCTTGCGGGCTTTAAGGCCCGGCTATCTCTATACCTACGACGAGTGTCGCGCACGGCTCAAGGCCTACGTCGTGATGCCTACCGGGCATCTGTGGAATTTTTCGCTTGAATACAGTCCTCCCCATCCGGGGCGGATACGCTTCTCCTGCGTCGAACCAGGAGAAATCGTGCGGGCCTACTGCATCGATATCACTCATACGCCCAACGATCCTGCTACCCGCTTATGGATAGGCTGGTCCAATACGACATGGACCAAGGCCTTGCAACAGAAAGTCGGTGACACGAGCTGGCGCAAGAAGCACATGCAATGCATTGATGTGGCGGCCATGCTGGGCGGTACTGCGTTGCATACGGGAGAGTTCAACGCCAGCAAGCAACAGGTGGCTCATTTTGCCGCCGATGCGGGCGAGATGGCCAAGGCCTTTTCGTTCAGCAACACGCCGCCGGCAGAGGAGAACAAGCGTCACGCATGGGCTGGCAAGATGGCCGACATCATGGCTGCCCAGGCCCCGCATCACAAGGGTTATGTGGTCGCCATCAATGATCCGGTGGGCCTCGTCAATGACCTGAGCGAATTGTGCGTTCCGGGCCTTGCGGCCGGTTTCGATGAAAAGCTCCACCAGGCCAAGACCATCGCCGACCTGCTGGCGATGACCGAACAAGGCGTACGGCGTGAAGCACGCGAGGCCATCGCGTTTGACGCCAAGGTGGCGCAGATGGCGGAGAACCATCCAGACGGCGATACCTATGGGAGCCTCAAGACCGTATGGCGCGTCGTCCAGGCTGGCGGCCCTGCAAGCTACGCCCGCAAGCAGAGCGAGAAGCGCAAGAAATATGGCGTTGATCAGGCAGCGCGCCAACAGGCGGCCGAAGATGAGGCCTGGCATGAATTGACTCATGATGATGGCAAGCCGACGCTGGACCAACAAAGGCTCAAAGCGTTTCCCGCCATCTATGACGCTGCATTGAAGGCATTCGAGCCCCGCTTTCTCAAGCTGGTGACGGCCCATGTCGCATGGCTCAAGAGCGAGCAACTGGCCAACTGGATGGAGGGCGTACATGACGTCAACGACATTCGCAGCGGTCATGCCTACAGCGAGTCGCTGGCGCAATGCATCGGCAAGGCGGTTGCGTCGCCAGCCTGTCAGGATCAGCTGACGCTTTGGATGTCCCAGAGCAGTCTCTCCGATCCGGGCAACCTTTATGGACGCGCACTTCTGTACAACCAGGAAGACCTGATTGCCGCAACCGAGCCTCAACTCAAGGGCAGCGATATTCAGTTCGAGAATATCCTCAATCTCTACAAGGGGGCCGTAGCCCGGCTTGATGCGACCCCGTACGTACCGCAGCTGATCGACCGCCTTGCATTGACGACGGCCAATGTGATTGGCAAGAGCCTCAGGGGCGCCAGCCAGAGCGTAGCGCGTTCTCTGGCGATGATTCACCTGCATCTGCTGGCGGGCGTGACGATCAAGGCCAGCGACATGAGTGCTGCCGATGTGTCGCGCTGGGCGATTACGCAGGCGAGGGCACGTGGCATCGAACTTAAGACGGACCGGCAGCAGACCAGGAGGGATGCATATCAGCAGGCCAAGGGGGCAGTCAGGAGTTCGGCAATGGGGCGGCGCATGATTGCCTATGAACTCGACATCGCCAGCTTGGAACGGGAGGGGCGCATCGCTGCAGGGAGTATCAAGGGTATCGCCATTCCCGACATCGCGCTGGCACAGAAGTGGCTGGGATCCTCCGTGCCAGCCGAATTCAAGCTGGGTGTAGCGACTACGCTCGTGCAGATGCTGGCGTTGAACTTCGCAATGGATGATCTGGCCCACAATGACCAGTTCAATGAACGAGAGACGCAGGTTAAAGCAGCATTGGCAGCTGTCAGCCTGACTGCCACGCTTGTTGAAACGGTGGCGGCTAGCGTGCAGAAATCGGGGGAACATCCGTTGGGGGCGTTCATACTCAGGCAATGGGCGGTCAGCGAAAAACTGGTTCGAGGAATTGTTCAGGGCGCCCGGATCGGCGGGATGCTGGCTGGTGTCTTGGCTGGGGCTTACGATATTTTCTTTAATGCGACGAGTGCATATAAGGATGACAAAATTCTTCTGGCAAGCCTGTATGTAATAAACGGATCGTTAGGAGCTGTTATCTCTGTGATCGCCATTTTCTCCATGAGCTCATTGTTTTGGCCTCTTTTGATTACTTCATTTCTGATGGCCCTGACTATAGCGGCAATCAATGATTCGGCATTGAAAGCCTGGATTTCCCGCTGTGACTTTGCTGTGGGCGAGAAATATTCGTCCTTTGATAAAGAACTCAAGGCTTATCAAGAAGCAGTTGGAGCATGA
- a CDS encoding LysR family transcriptional regulator has product MIELRHLTYFRTVAETLHFGRAAQLLHISQPPLTRQIAALEKALGAPLFDRSKRAIQLTAAGRYFYRDTTEIFKALERAKRNVASSSTGQSGALKVGFMMSSAYNILPAVTRHYSAAYPEVDMRLSEYVPNLLASDIEDEKIDVGIMYRPEDCRRLDSHTIYAEPLLAVLPRGHRLAARPDISAAELAEDAFISIPRTIAPAVYDLIQQHCQLHGFRPRIVLETNLQQTIVNLVGEGLGVALVPTSMQAMHLETTVFKPLIGAPMVEVAVIWNKDNTNPCIGTFAQTAVEVWRTLQAAKQ; this is encoded by the coding sequence ATGATCGAGCTGAGACATCTCACCTATTTCCGCACCGTAGCAGAAACCCTGCATTTCGGCCGTGCGGCGCAATTGCTGCACATCTCGCAACCGCCGCTCACACGGCAGATTGCGGCGCTGGAAAAAGCCCTGGGCGCGCCCTTGTTCGACCGCAGCAAACGCGCCATCCAGCTGACGGCGGCGGGCAGATATTTTTATCGCGACACCACAGAAATTTTCAAGGCGCTGGAGCGGGCCAAGCGCAACGTGGCCTCGTCGAGCACCGGGCAGAGTGGCGCGCTGAAGGTGGGGTTCATGATGTCCTCGGCCTACAACATCCTGCCCGCCGTCACGCGCCATTATTCGGCGGCCTATCCGGAAGTGGACATGCGCCTGAGCGAATATGTGCCCAACCTGCTGGCCAGTGACATCGAGGACGAGAAGATCGACGTGGGCATCATGTACCGCCCCGAGGATTGCCGCCGCCTCGACAGCCACACCATCTATGCCGAGCCCTTGCTGGCGGTACTGCCGCGCGGGCACCGCCTGGCCGCAAGACCCGACATCTCGGCGGCCGAACTGGCCGAAGATGCCTTCATCAGTATTCCGCGCACGATTGCGCCGGCGGTGTACGACCTGATCCAACAGCACTGCCAGCTGCACGGCTTCCGCCCGCGCATCGTGCTGGAGACCAACCTGCAGCAGACCATCGTCAACCTGGTCGGCGAAGGCCTGGGCGTGGCCCTGGTGCCCACCTCGATGCAGGCCATGCATCTGGAGACCACCGTCTTCAAGCCGCTCATCGGCGCACCGATGGTGGAAGTGGCGGTGATCTGGAACAAGGACAATACCAATCCCTGCATCGGGACTTTTGCGCAGACGGCGGTGGAGGTGTGGCGCACGCTGCAGGCGGCCAAACAATGA
- a CDS encoding DUF6708 domain-containing protein, with translation MDERIFQFKAGRPIPEWDLKHRLPINKPVGPECQDTSTVFRINSTFMDVSDQPYRERQWLAGGVLVSCLGVVGGIWSYYLTRVLYPDAGGILGDLYCLAITVLFGYFAFRNGRDEFFSLKRRPIRFNRKEKKIYAIRRRRFFVKPGQGDITWEVPWDENAIFCIHRGYSNHRNTYHIRHYEVDEEGNVIRAFAIGRKWEGQECLDGLLSQWNYWCWYMNHGPEELPKPLLFFKEEEDMLESFLFCMYDFGMRASAAYRISMMPFILLLTSHRLMALWTCRDPVWPNYVSRVSGIESDDPHDEPRGNTPIGWAETTHAINRMDYPDGDKKTMENWSGEKDPVANALLWASEIPPKFIKNG, from the coding sequence ATGGATGAACGCATTTTTCAGTTTAAAGCTGGTCGTCCCATTCCCGAATGGGATCTGAAGCATCGCTTACCCATAAACAAACCTGTTGGTCCGGAGTGCCAAGATACAAGTACCGTCTTCCGGATCAATTCGACTTTTATGGATGTGTCAGACCAGCCGTACAGAGAACGACAGTGGCTGGCAGGAGGCGTCCTGGTCTCTTGCTTGGGGGTGGTCGGGGGAATCTGGAGCTACTACCTTACGAGGGTGCTGTATCCAGATGCTGGTGGAATTCTAGGTGATCTATATTGCTTGGCCATCACGGTTCTGTTTGGCTACTTCGCTTTCAGGAACGGAAGAGACGAATTTTTTTCACTTAAGCGCCGTCCCATTCGTTTCAATCGCAAAGAGAAAAAAATTTACGCCATTCGGCGTCGCCGGTTCTTTGTCAAGCCTGGTCAAGGCGATATCACTTGGGAAGTCCCTTGGGATGAAAACGCCATATTCTGCATTCACCGCGGATATTCCAATCACAGAAACACCTATCACATCCGTCATTACGAAGTGGATGAGGAAGGTAACGTGATCCGTGCCTTTGCGATCGGACGGAAGTGGGAAGGGCAAGAATGCCTCGATGGTCTGCTGTCGCAGTGGAACTACTGGTGCTGGTACATGAATCACGGCCCGGAAGAGTTGCCCAAGCCACTGCTCTTCTTCAAAGAAGAGGAGGACATGCTGGAGAGTTTCCTGTTCTGCATGTATGACTTTGGGATGCGTGCCAGTGCGGCGTATCGCATTAGCATGATGCCTTTCATTTTGCTCTTGACGAGTCATCGCCTGATGGCCCTTTGGACCTGCCGCGATCCTGTCTGGCCAAACTATGTCAGCAGAGTCAGCGGTATCGAATCCGACGATCCCCATGATGAGCCGCGCGGCAACACCCCAATAGGCTGGGCCGAGACGACCCATGCAATCAATCGCATGGATTATCCCGATGGCGATAAAAAGACAATGGAAAACTGGAGCGGTGAAAAGGATCCAGTCGCCAATGCGCTTTTATGGGCATCTGAAATTCCTCCCAAATTTATTAAAAATGGATGA
- a CDS encoding DUF6708 domain-containing protein has translation MDERIFQFKAGRPIPEWDLKHRLSIRNPVGPECKDTSTIFRINSTYMDVTEQPFRDRQWQSGAVLTACFGALSFLWLAGFMILHPPEEFVATLILPWLVVVLSLGLFVYIAVRLGRDEFFSLSRRPIRFNRKEKKLYAIRRRRFFAKPGQGDITWEVAWSENTIFCIHRGYSNYRNTYHIRHYEVDEDGNVVRAFSIGRKWEGQECLDGLLSQWNYWCWYMNHGPEKLPKPLLFFKEKEDMLESFLFCMYDFGMRASAAYRITMMPFILFMTCLRLIALWTCRDPVWPNYVSRVSGIESGDPYDEPRGNTPIGWAETTQAINRKDYPDGDKTAMKNWRGEKDALLNALLWAADTPSLKEEISKAKTARP, from the coding sequence ATGGATGAACGCATTTTTCAGTTTAAAGCTGGTCGTCCCATTCCCGAATGGGATCTGAAGCATCGTTTGTCCATCCGAAACCCGGTTGGTCCAGAATGCAAAGACACGAGTACCATTTTTCGGATCAACTCTACCTATATGGATGTGACAGAGCAGCCATTCAGAGACAGACAATGGCAATCCGGAGCGGTCCTCACTGCTTGCTTTGGAGCGTTATCATTTTTATGGCTTGCCGGATTCATGATCCTTCATCCACCTGAAGAATTTGTCGCCACTCTAATCCTCCCTTGGCTTGTTGTTGTTCTCAGTCTCGGTTTGTTCGTCTACATCGCGGTGAGGTTGGGGCGCGATGAATTCTTTTCCTTAAGCAGAAGGCCCATCCGTTTCAATCGCAAAGAGAAGAAGCTCTACGCTATTCGGCGTCGCCGGTTCTTCGCCAAACCGGGTCAAGGCGATATCACTTGGGAAGTCGCTTGGTCTGAAAACACAATCTTCTGCATTCATCGCGGATATTCGAATTACAGGAACACCTATCACATTCGTCATTACGAAGTGGATGAAGACGGTAACGTTGTCCGTGCCTTTTCGATCGGCCGGAAATGGGAAGGGCAAGAATGCCTCGATGGCCTGCTGTCGCAGTGGAACTACTGGTGCTGGTACATGAATCACGGTCCGGAAAAGTTGCCCAAGCCACTGCTTTTCTTCAAGGAAAAAGAGGACATGCTGGAGAGTTTTCTGTTCTGCATGTACGACTTTGGGATGCGCGCCAGTGCGGCTTATCGGATAACGATGATGCCGTTTATTCTGTTCATGACCTGCCTGCGTCTAATAGCCCTTTGGACTTGCCGCGATCCTGTCTGGCCAAACTATGTCAGCAGAGTCAGCGGTATCGAATCCGGCGATCCCTACGATGAGCCGCGCGGCAACACCCCGATAGGCTGGGCCGAGACGACCCAAGCGATCAATCGCAAGGATTATCCCGACGGCGATAAAACAGCAATGAAAAACTGGCGCGGCGAGAAGGACGCACTCTTGAATGCATTGCTCTGGGCGGCGGATACGCCCTCCCTGAAAGAGGAAATATCCAAGGCCAAGACCGCTCGTCCTTAG
- a CDS encoding TRAP transporter large permease subunit: MTYRAPARMNPAARALVTLNRMVMHVVGAVAAALVLAETVVLLTGVIYRYALHDPLVWSDELASILFIWLSMLGAVLALDRGEHMRLTAIINKCSEKGRIWLETVAALVVCIFVLMVIHPAVDHAVEQMPITTPALEIPDGLRAAALPVGAILMLLAAVSRMAAMTTMRLLLSALAVVAVIAGALWLTRPVLLGMGNYNLIVFFVLLIGVCVAGGIPIAFAFGTATMAYLALATTAPLMIVVSRMDEGMSSLILLSVPLFVLLGSLLEMSGLAKTLIDFMAALLGHVRGGLQYVLLGAMFLVSGISGSKAADMAAIAPALFPEMKKRGSKPEELVALLSSSGAMTETIPPSLVLITIGAVCSVSITALFIGGLMPAAIATIAIAVVCWMRARREPMPEVKRAPLSLILKTLIAAIPALALPMLIRIAVIEGVATATEVATIGVAYTVVVGLIMHLFMQHLNFRRLYPMLVESAALSGAILLIIGMATAMAWALTQSGFSARLVGLMQGVPGGGAGFLLITIVIFIVLGSLLEGIPAIVLFGPLLFPVARSLGVHDVHYAMVVILAMGIGLFAPPFGVGFYAACAIGKVSPDGVFNRVWGYLAALVVALLVVAFVPWISIGFL, from the coding sequence ATGACTTACCGCGCCCCGGCCCGCATGAACCCGGCTGCGCGCGCGCTGGTCACCCTGAACCGCATGGTGATGCACGTGGTCGGTGCCGTGGCGGCGGCCCTGGTGCTGGCCGAAACCGTGGTGCTGCTGACCGGTGTGATCTATCGCTACGCCTTGCATGATCCGCTGGTGTGGTCCGATGAACTGGCCTCGATTCTCTTCATTTGGCTCTCGATGCTGGGCGCGGTGCTGGCACTGGATCGCGGCGAGCACATGCGCCTGACCGCGATCATCAACAAGTGTTCGGAGAAGGGCCGCATCTGGCTCGAAACCGTGGCCGCGCTGGTGGTCTGCATCTTCGTGCTGATGGTGATCCACCCGGCCGTGGATCACGCGGTCGAACAGATGCCCATCACCACACCGGCACTGGAAATTCCCGATGGCCTGCGCGCAGCAGCCTTGCCGGTCGGCGCGATCCTGATGCTGCTGGCCGCTGTCTCGCGCATGGCGGCCATGACGACGATGCGCCTGCTGCTCTCCGCATTGGCGGTGGTGGCCGTGATCGCGGGCGCGCTGTGGCTGACCAGGCCCGTGCTGCTGGGCATGGGCAATTACAACCTGATCGTGTTCTTCGTATTGCTGATCGGCGTGTGCGTGGCTGGTGGCATTCCTATCGCGTTTGCTTTCGGCACCGCCACCATGGCCTATCTCGCCCTGGCTACCACAGCGCCGCTGATGATCGTGGTCAGCCGCATGGATGAGGGCATGTCCAGCCTGATTCTGTTGTCGGTGCCACTGTTCGTGCTGCTGGGCTCGCTGCTGGAAATGTCGGGTCTGGCCAAGACCCTGATCGACTTCATGGCGGCGTTGCTGGGGCATGTACGCGGCGGCCTGCAATATGTGCTGCTGGGCGCGATGTTCCTGGTGTCGGGTATCTCCGGTTCCAAGGCGGCCGACATGGCAGCCATTGCCCCGGCCCTGTTCCCCGAGATGAAAAAACGCGGTTCCAAACCGGAAGAACTGGTGGCCTTGCTGTCCTCCTCCGGTGCCATGACCGAGACCATTCCGCCTAGCCTGGTGCTCATCACCATCGGCGCGGTCTGCAGCGTATCGATCACGGCGCTTTTCATCGGCGGCCTGATGCCGGCCGCCATTGCCACCATCGCCATTGCGGTCGTGTGCTGGATGCGTGCGCGCCGCGAGCCGATGCCGGAGGTCAAGCGTGCGCCGCTCTCGCTGATCCTCAAGACACTGATCGCTGCCATTCCGGCGCTGGCGCTGCCCATGCTGATCCGCATCGCGGTCATCGAGGGCGTGGCCACGGCGACCGAAGTGGCCACCATCGGTGTGGCCTATACCGTGGTGGTCGGGCTGATCATGCATCTGTTCATGCAGCACCTGAACTTCCGACGCCTTTATCCGATGCTGGTCGAATCGGCCGCCTTGTCGGGCGCCATCCTGCTCATCATCGGCATGGCCACCGCGATGGCCTGGGCGCTCACGCAGTCGGGCTTCTCGGCCAGGCTGGTCGGGCTGATGCAGGGTGTGCCGGGTGGTGGTGCCGGCTTCCTGCTGATCACCATCGTCATCTTCATCGTGTTGGGCAGTCTGCTCGAAGGCATTCCCGCCATCGTGCTGTTCGGGCCGCTGCTGTTCCCGGTGGCGCGTTCACTGGGCGTGCATGATGTGCACTATGCGATGGTGGTGATCCTGGCCATGGGCATCGGCCTGTTCGCGCCGCCCTTTGGCGTGGGCTTCTATGCCGCCTGCGCCATCGGCAAGGTTTCGCCGGATGGCGTCTTCAACCGGGTCTGGGGCTATCTCGCCGCGCTGGTGGTGGCGCTGTTGGTGGTGGCCTTCGTACCCTGGATTTCCATCGGTTTCCTTTGA